A genomic stretch from Halobellus sp. LT62 includes:
- a CDS encoding PPC domain-containing DNA-binding protein — translation MHYREVDASREFLLRLETGADWRTEIEEFADLEGIDAAWFQAMGAVQDAEVWFYDQDDKEYQSVTFDEPLEVAACVGNVADLDGERFAHTHAILSRPSGQALAGHLNAATVFAGEVYLRAFDESLERERDDVTDLDLWL, via the coding sequence ATGCACTACCGCGAGGTCGACGCGAGCCGAGAGTTTCTGCTTCGGCTCGAAACGGGGGCCGACTGGCGCACGGAGATCGAGGAGTTCGCCGATCTCGAGGGGATCGACGCCGCGTGGTTTCAGGCGATGGGCGCGGTTCAGGACGCCGAAGTGTGGTTCTACGATCAGGATGACAAAGAGTACCAGTCGGTGACGTTCGACGAACCGCTGGAGGTCGCCGCCTGCGTCGGTAACGTCGCCGACCTCGACGGCGAGCGCTTCGCGCACACGCACGCGATACTCTCCCGTCCCAGCGGACAGGCGCTCGCGGGGCATCTCAACGCCGCGACCGTCTTCGCCGGCGAGGTCTACCTCCGCGCGTTCGACGAGTCGCTCGAACGGGAACGTGACGACGTGACCGATCTGGACCTCTGGCTGTAG
- the glyS gene encoding glycine--tRNA ligase, with amino-acid sequence MSEERTEGERLAELAKRRGYFFGASGAYGGAAGFYTFGPQGAALKSNVEDAWRDRFTVQEGNFEIEAPTIMPEPVFEASGHLDGFDDMLVECPDCGTSHRADHLIEDNTGLEDAESLPVSEVEDLIAEHDLQCPNCGGHLAGEPVEDFNLMFETNIGPGSSTPGYLRPETAQGIFVEFPRIKEYARNSLPFGATQIGRAYRNEISPRKSIVRTREFTQAELEQFVDPERDEPDLDSVRDVEVVLYPATEQGADDGEYVETTVGEAVDEGIVGDAWIGYFLGVAQEWYERVGVDMDRFRFRQHLAGERAHYAADCWDAESEVDGDWIEIAGFAYRGDYDLSKHGEHSDDDFTIFRQFDEPKNVEKAVADPDMSVLGPEFGGAAADVQSALEELAERDPSAFDTEEVSVTVGGETKTVDADVANFRIEERTVSGEHITPHVIEPSFGVDRTVYTLLAHAYNEDEVAGETRSFLSLSPAVAPTDVGVFPLVSNVDELVDRAEALVEDLRESGFSVVYDDSGSIGRRYRRQDEVGTPFCVTVDRDGLEGDDPDSVTIRERDTARQVRVPLESLIEELRAVTSGDRSFDDLVETYDLVEPGADA; translated from the coding sequence ATGAGCGAGGAGCGAACGGAGGGCGAGCGGCTCGCCGAACTCGCGAAACGCCGCGGCTACTTCTTCGGCGCGAGCGGTGCGTACGGCGGCGCGGCCGGTTTCTACACCTTCGGCCCGCAAGGGGCGGCGCTGAAGTCGAACGTCGAGGACGCGTGGCGCGACCGCTTCACCGTTCAGGAGGGCAACTTCGAGATCGAAGCGCCGACGATTATGCCCGAACCGGTGTTCGAGGCCTCCGGCCACCTCGACGGGTTCGACGATATGCTCGTCGAGTGTCCCGATTGCGGTACCTCCCACCGCGCGGACCACCTCATCGAGGACAACACCGGTCTCGAAGACGCCGAATCGCTTCCGGTCTCGGAGGTCGAAGACCTGATTGCCGAACACGACCTCCAGTGTCCGAACTGCGGCGGCCACCTCGCCGGAGAGCCGGTCGAGGACTTCAACCTGATGTTCGAGACGAATATCGGCCCGGGGTCGTCGACGCCGGGCTATCTCCGACCGGAGACGGCGCAGGGCATCTTCGTGGAGTTCCCGCGCATCAAGGAGTACGCGCGCAACAGCCTGCCGTTCGGCGCGACGCAGATCGGCCGCGCCTACCGCAACGAGATCTCGCCGCGGAAGAGCATTGTCCGGACTCGGGAGTTCACCCAAGCGGAGTTAGAGCAGTTCGTCGACCCCGAGCGCGACGAACCGGATCTCGACTCCGTGCGCGACGTCGAGGTCGTCCTGTATCCGGCGACCGAACAGGGGGCCGACGACGGCGAGTACGTCGAAACCACCGTCGGCGAGGCCGTCGACGAGGGCATCGTCGGCGACGCGTGGATCGGCTACTTCCTCGGAGTCGCCCAGGAGTGGTACGAGCGCGTCGGCGTCGATATGGACCGATTCCGCTTTCGACAACATCTCGCGGGCGAGCGTGCCCACTACGCCGCGGACTGCTGGGACGCCGAGAGCGAGGTCGACGGCGACTGGATCGAGATCGCCGGCTTCGCCTATCGGGGCGACTACGACCTCTCGAAACACGGCGAGCACAGCGACGACGACTTCACGATCTTCCGGCAGTTCGACGAGCCGAAGAACGTCGAGAAGGCCGTCGCCGACCCGGATATGAGCGTGCTCGGACCCGAGTTCGGCGGGGCCGCCGCCGACGTGCAGTCGGCGCTCGAAGAACTGGCCGAGCGCGACCCCTCGGCGTTCGATACGGAGGAGGTATCCGTCACGGTCGGCGGCGAGACGAAGACCGTCGACGCCGACGTGGCGAACTTCCGGATCGAGGAGCGGACGGTCTCGGGCGAGCACATCACGCCGCACGTGATCGAACCCTCGTTCGGGGTCGATCGGACCGTCTACACGCTGCTCGCGCACGCGTACAACGAGGACGAGGTCGCCGGCGAGACGCGCTCGTTCCTCTCGCTGTCGCCGGCGGTCGCGCCGACGGACGTCGGTGTCTTCCCGCTGGTCTCGAACGTCGACGAGCTCGTCGATCGCGCCGAGGCGCTCGTCGAGGACCTTCGAGAGTCCGGGTTCAGCGTCGTCTACGACGACTCCGGCAGCATCGGTCGCCGCTACCGCCGGCAGGACGAGGTCGGCACCCCGTTCTGCGTCACCGTCGACCGCGACGGGCTGGAGGGCGACGATCCCGACAGCGTCACGATCCGCGAGCGCGACACCGCCCGCCAAGTCCGCGTGCCCCTCGAATCGCTGATCGAAGAGCTTCGCGCCGTCACGAGCGGCGACCGGTCGTTCGACGACCTCGTCGAGACGTACGACCTCGTCGAACCGGGCGCGGACGCGTAA
- a CDS encoding CBS domain-containing protein, whose product MNVADAMTPREDVVTVELPGTRDDVLEYLQERGFSSVPVVKRTDGREEYRGLVSREELIESPDEDQLAVLMRDVPTVTADTSVEEAAHLMLDAGTRRVPVVDGELEGIVTVTDVVRAIAREEVDVDATAGDVATKDVNTTYDATPLPVAEREIYYANVPYAVCLDDEGRMNGILTEVDIIDVARVVEGEDDTGDSFAEQDDEWMWEGIKAIGRRYVPTRNVELPAEPVSTFMSDDLVTVSTRKSVVEVAQALITEDIEQIPLVSGDELIGIVRDVDLLEAL is encoded by the coding sequence ATGAACGTAGCCGACGCGATGACGCCCCGAGAGGACGTGGTCACTGTCGAACTCCCGGGGACCCGCGACGACGTGTTGGAGTACCTCCAAGAACGCGGCTTTTCGTCCGTCCCCGTCGTCAAGCGGACCGACGGCCGCGAGGAGTACCGCGGCCTCGTCTCCCGCGAGGAGCTGATCGAGAGCCCCGACGAGGACCAACTCGCGGTGCTGATGCGTGACGTTCCGACCGTCACCGCCGACACCAGCGTCGAGGAGGCCGCCCACCTGATGCTCGATGCGGGAACGCGTCGCGTCCCCGTTGTCGACGGCGAACTCGAGGGCATCGTCACCGTCACCGACGTCGTGCGCGCGATCGCCCGCGAGGAGGTCGACGTCGACGCCACCGCCGGCGACGTCGCGACGAAGGACGTGAACACGACGTACGACGCCACGCCGCTGCCGGTGGCTGAGCGCGAGATCTACTACGCGAACGTCCCCTATGCGGTCTGTCTCGACGACGAGGGGCGGATGAACGGCATCCTCACCGAGGTCGACATCATCGACGTCGCCCGCGTCGTCGAGGGCGAGGACGACACGGGCGATTCCTTCGCCGAACAGGACGACGAGTGGATGTGGGAGGGAATCAAGGCTATCGGGAGGCGCTACGTCCCGACGCGGAACGTCGAGCTCCCGGCCGAGCCCGTCTCGACGTTCATGTCCGATGACCTCGTGACGGTCTCGACGCGCAAGTCCGTCGTCGAGGTCGCCCAGGCCCTGATCACCGAGGACATCGAGCAGATCCCGCTCGTCAGCGGCGACGAACTGATCGGCATCGTCCGCGACGTGGACTTACTGGAGGCGCTGTAG
- a CDS encoding DUF7556 family protein → MTPNATAVSDASRAEVMASVDSTPAQAEFIIADVSRDDAWLSMRVSEAPSLRDWA, encoded by the coding sequence ATGACGCCGAATGCGACGGCTGTGTCCGACGCGTCGCGCGCCGAGGTGATGGCCTCGGTGGACTCCACTCCCGCTCAGGCGGAGTTCATTATCGCGGACGTTTCCCGCGATGATGCGTGGCTCTCGATGCGGGTATCGGAAGCACCGTCGCTCCGAGACTGGGCGTAA
- a CDS encoding cation:proton antiporter regulatory subunit — MTVYESDLPGVGKKHEIDLPDGTQLVVVTHNDGRREVFLRETSDSDSEKLFELPDDLARQIGTILEGAYFQPVQSQNIETLLGGDTLLEWVEVDADSPIVGQTLGESDLRAETGASVVAIERGQDVIPSPGGDTTIEAGDTLVVVGTRANCADFESRVTSA; from the coding sequence GTGACGGTCTACGAGAGCGACCTCCCGGGCGTCGGAAAGAAACACGAGATCGATTTACCGGACGGCACACAGCTCGTGGTCGTCACCCATAACGACGGGCGGCGAGAGGTGTTTCTGCGCGAGACGTCCGACAGCGACTCGGAGAAGCTGTTCGAGCTCCCCGACGACTTGGCGAGACAGATCGGGACGATCTTGGAAGGGGCGTACTTTCAGCCGGTCCAATCGCAGAACATCGAGACGCTGCTCGGCGGTGACACGCTCTTAGAGTGGGTCGAGGTCGACGCGGACTCACCGATCGTCGGCCAGACGCTCGGCGAGTCTGACCTCCGCGCGGAGACCGGCGCGTCGGTCGTCGCGATCGAACGGGGACAGGACGTGATCCCGTCGCCCGGTGGCGACACGACGATAGAGGCGGGCGACACGCTCGTCGTCGTCGGTACCCGTGCGAACTGTGCGGACTTCGAATCGCGCGTGACCAGTGCATAA
- a CDS encoding dolichol kinase, producing the protein MPSAQSSSGVLSNVSESELKRRLVHASGTGLPLLYVLEFVSWDQFGLVMLVCAAAAAVLEFFRLVVGLDWAIYDELTRSYEQTNVAGYALYMFSITAVVLVFAPYIAVPAALMLTIGDPVSGLLGTTRAADESKRLRTLGAMFAVCFAVSAPFLVPAVGTVVGLAAAVAAALAATVADGFKPVIAGYVVDDNLSIPPAGALAASAVLAVAGAAPVLG; encoded by the coding sequence GTGCCCTCCGCGCAATCGAGTTCCGGTGTCCTCTCGAACGTCTCCGAGAGCGAACTCAAGCGTCGCCTCGTTCACGCGAGCGGGACCGGGCTTCCGCTGTTGTACGTCCTCGAGTTCGTCTCGTGGGACCAGTTCGGCCTCGTGATGCTCGTCTGTGCGGCCGCAGCGGCCGTCTTGGAGTTCTTCCGGCTGGTCGTCGGTCTCGACTGGGCGATCTACGACGAACTCACGCGCTCCTACGAGCAGACGAACGTCGCGGGCTACGCGCTGTATATGTTCAGCATCACCGCCGTCGTCCTCGTGTTCGCGCCGTACATCGCCGTTCCCGCCGCGCTGATGCTGACGATCGGCGATCCGGTCTCGGGGCTGCTCGGGACGACGCGCGCAGCCGACGAATCGAAGCGCCTCCGGACGCTTGGCGCGATGTTTGCGGTGTGTTTCGCCGTCTCTGCGCCGTTCCTCGTTCCCGCGGTGGGTACGGTCGTCGGCCTCGCGGCCGCCGTCGCGGCCGCCCTCGCCGCGACCGTCGCGGACGGCTTCAAGCCGGTCATCGCGGGCTACGTCGTCGACGATAACCTCTCGATCCCTCCCGCGGGCGCACTCGCTGCCAGCGCCGTGCTCGCGGTTGCCGGCGCTGCGCCCGTCTTGGGCTGA
- a CDS encoding alpha-hydroxy-acid oxidizing protein, producing the protein MADDPPTQPGTRRMARVFTEGRGGETPGIPMSYEDLEAAALDALSPEAYDYVAGGAGGEDTVDRNREAFRRYRLLPRMLRDVAERDLSTTVCGTELPHPVMLAPVGVQSIIHEEGERATARAAAELGMGLIASSAASTTMEDVRAELDDAPGWFQLYWSSDHDLARSFVDRATDAGYEAVVVTLDTPMLAWRERDMQRAYLPFLDGDGVANYFSDPTFRSRVDGDVDEDPEAAVDEFLDVFSDPTLTWDDFAWLCEYSDLPVVAKGILHPDDAERAVDAGAAGVVVSNHGGRQVDGAVAALEQLPDVVDAVDEEVDVVFDSGIRRGADVLKALALGADAVLLGRPYVYGLALDGASGVREVCANLLADFDLALGLIGHDDVADVDESVLAD; encoded by the coding sequence ATGGCCGACGACCCACCGACACAGCCGGGAACGCGGCGGATGGCACGTGTGTTCACCGAGGGACGGGGCGGGGAGACGCCCGGGATTCCGATGAGCTACGAGGACCTCGAAGCCGCCGCACTGGACGCGCTCTCGCCCGAGGCGTACGACTACGTCGCCGGCGGCGCGGGCGGCGAGGACACGGTCGACCGGAACCGGGAGGCGTTCCGACGGTACCGCCTGCTTCCGCGAATGCTCCGCGACGTCGCCGAGCGCGACCTCTCGACGACCGTCTGCGGTACGGAGCTTCCACATCCCGTGATGCTCGCTCCGGTCGGCGTCCAATCGATCATCCACGAGGAGGGCGAGCGCGCGACGGCTCGGGCGGCCGCGGAGTTGGGGATGGGGCTGATCGCCAGTTCCGCGGCGTCGACGACGATGGAGGACGTCCGCGCGGAACTCGACGACGCGCCGGGGTGGTTTCAGCTCTACTGGAGTTCGGATCACGACCTCGCGAGGAGTTTCGTCGATCGGGCGACGGACGCGGGATACGAAGCCGTCGTCGTCACGCTCGATACGCCGATGCTCGCGTGGCGCGAGCGGGATATGCAGCGGGCCTACCTGCCCTTTCTCGACGGCGACGGCGTCGCGAACTACTTCTCGGATCCGACGTTTCGATCCCGCGTCGACGGCGACGTCGACGAGGACCCCGAGGCCGCCGTCGACGAGTTTCTGGACGTCTTCAGCGATCCGACGCTGACGTGGGACGACTTCGCGTGGCTCTGTGAGTACAGCGATCTCCCGGTCGTCGCGAAAGGGATCCTCCACCCGGACGACGCCGAACGCGCGGTCGACGCCGGGGCGGCGGGCGTCGTCGTCTCCAACCACGGCGGCCGCCAAGTCGACGGTGCGGTGGCCGCCCTAGAGCAGCTTCCGGATGTCGTCGACGCCGTCGACGAGGAGGTCGACGTGGTCTTCGACAGCGGGATCCGCCGCGGCGCGGACGTGTTGAAAGCGCTCGCACTCGGTGCCGACGCCGTCCTCCTCGGCCGTCCGTACGTGTACGGGCTGGCTCTCGACGGCGCGTCCGGGGTCCGGGAGGTCTGTGCGAACCTCCTCGCTGACTTCGATCTGGCGCTCGGTTTGATCGGTCACGACGACGTGGCCGACGTCGACGAATCGGTGCTCGCCGACTGA
- a CDS encoding DNA-directed DNA polymerase II large subunit, producing the protein MYEEDERYFERIESRLDEAFDRAERAKGMGYDPEPEVEIPVARDMADRVENILGIPGVAERVRELEGQMSREEAALELVTDFVEGTVGDYDSRAGKVEGAVRTAVALLTEGVVAAPIEGIDRVEILENDDGTEFVNVYYAGPIRSAGGTAQALSVLVADYARSLLGIEEYEAQRKEVERYAEEVALYDKETGLQYSPKDKETKFIAEHMPIMLDGEATGDEEVSGFRDLERVDTNSARGGMCLVLAEGIALKAPKIQRYTRGLDEVDWPWLQDLIDGTIGKEDAEATDPDDAEIDASSGEEADGEDSDADGEGGTDTESDDSEHLETGDEPARPPRLDPSMKYLRDLIAGRPVFGHPSAEGGFRLRYGRARNHGFATAGVHPATMHLVDDFLATGTQIKTERPGKAAGVIPVDSIEGPTVRLANGDVRRIDDPEEALEIRNGVEKIIDLGEYLVNFGEFVENNHQLAPASYVYEWWVQDFEAAGGPVQALADDPAVDLEQPTPTEAAEWATDYDCPLHPDYTYLWHDISVDQFEDLADAVAAGRVVSAEADGGLAAGSDEAGGPTVDDAANEGSDAASGTGTVLELEKSAAIAEILEHLLVEHTQREESIRVPEWRLLVRSLGFVEREGPRELERTWEPGDIPPSAREWDDGENAVKAVNEVAPFEIRERAPTRVGNRMGRPEKSESRDLSPAVHTLFPIGESGGNQRNVAEAARHRDERGRRGVVDVRVGDRVCPDCGTHTYRTTCSDCGIHTEPHYECKECDQTVEPDESGRVYCDRCERDVTSPDWFSVDVGEEYRRALETVGEREAAYDILKGVKGLTSANKTPEPMEKGVLRAKNGVTSFKDGTVRYDMTDLPVTAVRPAELDVTAADFRELGYETDIDGEPLEFDDQLVELKVQDIVLSDGAAEHMLKTADFVDDLLEQYYGLPAFYEVEEREELVGELVFGMAPHTSAAVVGRVVGFTSAAVGYAHPYFHAAKRRNCFHPETKVWFEDEAGDWHYGPIRNLVEPRLEDPTEDDFGTLVQELDGDVFVPSITEGGEEVLKPVEAVSKHVAPEHLVRIETRSGREITVTADHELCRWNGSVEKVEASQVAPGDSLPVSPHPPFQRRGAKAGADRARADGGVATDPVETVEYIESDVSHTYCLTVEGTHTLLSNSIYTGQCDGDEDCVMLLMDGLLNFSKQYLPDKRGGQMDAPLVMSSRIDPSEIDDEAHNMDIVRQYPREFYEATLELDDPEDVEELIQLGEDTLGTDDEYRGFDHTHDTTDIALGPDLSAYKTLGSMMDKMDAQLELARKLRAVDETDVAERVIEYHFLPDLIGNLRAFSRQETRCLDCGEKYRRMPLTGDCRECGGRVNLTVHKGSVNKYMDTAIHVAEEFGCREYTKQRLEVLEQSLESVFENDKNKQSGFADFM; encoded by the coding sequence GTGTACGAAGAGGACGAGCGGTACTTCGAGCGGATCGAATCCCGGCTCGACGAGGCGTTCGACCGCGCCGAGCGCGCGAAGGGAATGGGCTACGACCCCGAACCCGAGGTCGAGATTCCGGTCGCGAGGGACATGGCCGACAGGGTGGAAAACATCCTCGGGATCCCCGGCGTCGCCGAGCGCGTCCGCGAACTCGAAGGGCAGATGTCCCGCGAGGAGGCCGCCCTCGAACTCGTCACCGACTTCGTCGAAGGCACGGTCGGCGACTACGACAGCCGCGCGGGGAAGGTCGAGGGCGCGGTGCGGACGGCGGTCGCGCTCCTCACCGAGGGTGTCGTCGCCGCCCCCATCGAGGGGATCGACCGCGTCGAAATCCTCGAAAACGACGACGGGACGGAGTTCGTGAACGTCTACTACGCGGGACCGATCCGCTCGGCCGGCGGGACCGCCCAAGCGCTGTCGGTGCTCGTCGCCGACTACGCGCGCTCGCTGCTCGGTATCGAGGAGTACGAGGCACAGAGAAAAGAGGTCGAGCGCTACGCCGAGGAGGTCGCCCTCTACGACAAGGAAACGGGGCTCCAGTACTCGCCGAAGGACAAGGAGACGAAGTTCATCGCCGAGCACATGCCGATTATGCTCGACGGCGAGGCCACCGGCGACGAGGAGGTCTCGGGCTTCCGGGACCTCGAACGCGTCGACACCAACTCCGCCCGCGGCGGGATGTGCCTCGTGCTCGCGGAGGGAATCGCGCTGAAAGCGCCGAAGATCCAGCGCTACACCCGCGGCCTCGACGAGGTCGACTGGCCGTGGCTGCAGGACCTCATCGACGGCACCATCGGCAAAGAAGACGCCGAAGCGACAGACCCTGACGACGCCGAAATCGACGCGTCGAGCGGAGAAGAAGCGGACGGCGAAGACAGCGACGCTGACGGAGAGGGCGGCACTGACACCGAGAGCGACGACAGCGAGCACCTTGAGACCGGCGACGAACCGGCCCGACCGCCCCGGCTCGATCCGTCGATGAAGTACCTTAGGGACCTCATCGCCGGTCGCCCCGTCTTCGGTCACCCGAGCGCGGAGGGCGGGTTCAGGCTCCGGTACGGGCGCGCGCGCAATCACGGCTTCGCGACCGCGGGCGTCCACCCGGCGACGATGCACCTCGTCGACGACTTCCTCGCGACCGGGACGCAGATCAAGACCGAGCGGCCGGGCAAGGCCGCGGGCGTCATCCCGGTCGACTCCATCGAGGGCCCGACGGTCCGCCTCGCCAACGGCGACGTCCGCCGAATCGACGACCCCGAGGAAGCACTCGAAATCAGAAACGGGGTCGAGAAGATCATCGATCTCGGCGAATACCTCGTCAATTTCGGGGAATTCGTCGAGAACAACCACCAGCTCGCGCCCGCCTCGTACGTCTACGAGTGGTGGGTGCAGGACTTCGAGGCCGCCGGGGGACCGGTCCAAGCGCTCGCGGACGACCCCGCGGTCGACCTCGAACAGCCGACGCCGACGGAGGCGGCGGAGTGGGCGACCGACTACGACTGTCCGCTGCATCCGGACTACACGTACCTGTGGCACGACATCTCGGTCGACCAGTTCGAGGACCTCGCCGACGCCGTCGCGGCCGGACGGGTCGTCAGCGCCGAGGCGGACGGCGGGCTGGCGGCCGGTTCCGACGAGGCCGGCGGTCCGACGGTCGACGACGCAGCAAATGAGGGCAGCGACGCCGCGAGTGGGACCGGCACGGTCCTCGAACTGGAGAAGTCGGCGGCGATCGCCGAGATCCTCGAACACCTGCTCGTCGAGCACACGCAACGCGAGGAGTCGATTCGGGTTCCGGAATGGCGCTTGCTGGTCCGCTCGCTCGGATTCGTCGAGCGCGAGGGGCCCCGCGAACTCGAACGAACGTGGGAGCCGGGCGACATCCCCCCGTCAGCCCGCGAGTGGGACGACGGCGAAAACGCCGTGAAAGCCGTCAACGAAGTCGCGCCGTTCGAGATCCGCGAGCGCGCGCCGACCCGCGTCGGCAACCGGATGGGCCGCCCCGAGAAGTCCGAATCGCGAGACCTCTCTCCCGCGGTCCACACGCTCTTTCCGATCGGCGAGTCCGGCGGCAACCAGCGTAACGTCGCCGAGGCCGCCCGGCACAGAGACGAGCGGGGCCGTCGCGGCGTCGTCGACGTCCGCGTCGGCGACCGCGTCTGTCCGGATTGCGGCACGCACACCTACCGGACGACCTGCTCGGACTGCGGCATCCACACCGAACCCCACTACGAGTGCAAGGAGTGCGACCAGACCGTCGAACCCGACGAATCCGGGCGCGTGTACTGCGACCGCTGCGAGCGCGACGTCACGAGCCCCGACTGGTTCTCGGTCGACGTCGGCGAAGAGTACCGCCGCGCACTCGAAACGGTGGGCGAGCGCGAGGCCGCCTACGACATCCTGAAGGGCGTGAAGGGTCTCACCTCGGCGAATAAGACGCCCGAACCGATGGAGAAGGGCGTCCTCCGGGCGAAAAACGGCGTCACGTCGTTCAAGGACGGGACGGTCCGCTACGATATGACGGACCTCCCCGTCACGGCGGTCCGGCCGGCCGAACTCGACGTGACCGCCGCGGACTTCCGCGAACTGGGTTATGAGACCGACATCGACGGCGAACCGCTGGAGTTCGACGATCAGCTGGTCGAGCTGAAAGTCCAGGACATCGTGCTCTCGGACGGCGCGGCCGAACACATGCTCAAGACCGCCGACTTCGTCGACGATCTCTTAGAGCAGTACTACGGACTGCCCGCGTTCTACGAGGTCGAAGAACGGGAGGAACTCGTCGGCGAACTCGTCTTCGGGATGGCCCCGCACACGTCCGCCGCGGTCGTCGGCCGCGTCGTCGGCTTCACGTCCGCCGCCGTCGGCTACGCGCATCCGTACTTCCACGCCGCGAAGCGTCGGAACTGCTTCCATCCCGAGACGAAGGTCTGGTTCGAGGACGAGGCAGGCGACTGGCACTACGGGCCGATCCGTAATCTCGTGGAACCGCGCCTCGAAGACCCGACTGAGGACGACTTCGGGACGCTCGTGCAGGAACTCGACGGCGACGTGTTCGTCCCGTCCATTACCGAAGGCGGCGAGGAGGTTCTGAAGCCGGTCGAAGCGGTCTCGAAACACGTCGCACCTGAGCATCTCGTACGAATTGAGACCCGAAGCGGTCGGGAGATAACGGTCACAGCCGACCACGAACTCTGTCGGTGGAACGGAAGCGTCGAGAAAGTCGAGGCATCACAGGTCGCTCCCGGCGATTCGCTCCCGGTTTCACCTCATCCCCCATTCCAGCGACGTGGAGCGAAGGCGGGGGCGGATCGCGCGCGTGCAGACGGTGGTGTCGCGACCGATCCGGTCGAAACCGTCGAATACATCGAAAGTGACGTCAGTCACACGTACTGCCTGACCGTCGAAGGCACTCACACACTCCTATCAAATTCAATATATACCGGCCAGTGTGACGGCGACGAAGATTGCGTGATGCTGCTGATGGATGGCCTCCTGAACTTCTCGAAGCAGTATCTCCCCGACAAGCGTGGTGGGCAGATGGACGCCCCCCTCGTGATGTCCTCCCGCATCGATCCCAGCGAGATCGACGACGAGGCGCACAATATGGACATCGTGCGGCAGTATCCCAGAGAATTCTACGAGGCGACGCTCGAACTCGACGATCCCGAGGACGTCGAGGAACTGATCCAACTCGGCGAGGACACGCTCGGCACCGACGACGAGTACCGCGGCTTCGACCACACCCACGACACGACCGACATCGCGCTCGGTCCCGATCTCTCCGCCTACAAGACGCTCGGCTCGATGATGGACAAGATGGACGCCCAACTCGAACTCGCTCGGAAACTCCGCGCGGTCGACGAGACCGACGTCGCAGAGCGGGTCATCGAGTACCACTTCCTGCCCGATCTGATCGGCAATCTGCGGGCCTTCTCCAGACAGGAGACGCGCTGTCTCGACTGCGGCGAGAAGTACCGGCGGATGCCGCTCACCGGCGACTGCCGCGAGTGCGGCGGGCGGGTGAACCTGACAGTGCACAAGGGCTCGGTGAACAAGTACATGGACACCGCCATCCACGTCGCCGAGGAGTTCGGCTGTCGGGAGTACACCAAACAGCGGCTGGAAGTGCTCGAACAGAGCCTCGAATCCGTCTTCGAGAACGACAAAAACAAGCAGTCAGGGTTTGCGGACTTTATGTAG